The window GGGGATTACTTTGTGGTGAATGTGAGTTCTCCCAATACACCGGGATTGCGATCGCTCCAAGATTCGGCTCAACTGCGGGTGATCTTGGAGACACTGCAACAGGAAAATAATGCACAAAAGCCGATTTTAGTCAAGATTGCTCCAGATTTGGAGTGGGATGCGATCGCCGATGTGATCCAATTGGCTCAAACTTATCAGTTAGCGGGGATTGTTGCCACCAATACGACCATTCGTCGGGATGGACTCAAAACTCAGAGAATTGAGGCAACGGGTAAACCGGTCACAGAAGAAGCGGGTGGGATTAGTGGTGCGCCCGTGCGGCAACGTTCTACGGAGGTAATTCGCTTCATCTACCAGCAAACTCAAGGGCAATTACCGATTATTGGGGTTGGGGGCATTTTTACAGCAGAGGATGCTTGGGAGAAAATTACGGCGGGTGCTAGTCTGATTCAGGTTTACACCGGCTGGATTTATGAAGGCCCTTGGATGATACGGCGGATTTTGCAGGGATTAGTGGACAAGGTAGAGGAACGGGGATTAACTTCGATTTCTCAAGCTGTCGGTTTGGCAGGATTTAAGGCTAAGTAGGTAGTAGGGCGTGGCGGAAATAAGTATCCAGTTGAAAAAGCTTAAAAA of the Allocoleopsis franciscana PCC 7113 genome contains:
- a CDS encoding quinone-dependent dihydroorotate dehydrogenase, with amino-acid sequence MDIYQSSIRPILFSVLKADPEWLHHQTFRILSWFEQNSDRPPSQWVQSRLQQTYCLKHAAMEQTLWGLNFPNPLGLAAGFDKDGMAARLWGHLGFGFAELGTVTLHAQPGNPRPRLFRLLQDKAVLNRMGFNNQGAEALAQRLAAGKVESLEHNPQRSHSIIPLGINLGKSKVTPLEAAAADYLGSFRQLQDLGDYFVVNVSSPNTPGLRSLQDSAQLRVILETLQQENNAQKPILVKIAPDLEWDAIADVIQLAQTYQLAGIVATNTTIRRDGLKTQRIEATGKPVTEEAGGISGAPVRQRSTEVIRFIYQQTQGQLPIIGVGGIFTAEDAWEKITAGASLIQVYTGWIYEGPWMIRRILQGLVDKVEERGLTSISQAVGLAGFKAK